TTTCAGAAAGTACTTTAAAACGTTCGCAGCTTCTGGCTTCGATCATAGCCGAGAATAACAATCTTTCTACCAAACCTGAAACACGGCTTCCATCTCCGCTTCTTTTCATATATTGATATAGTTCGTTTACGTATTCATCTTTACGCTCACGTCCCAGTTTTAATCCTCTTTTGATAATGATATTATGAACCTGCTCAAAATGATCGATTTCTTCTTTGGCTAAAGCCAGTAAATCTTTCACTAAATCCTGATGTTCAGAATTATTCGTGATAATGGTAATCGCATTTGTTGCCGCTTTTTGCTCGCACCACGCGTGATCTGTTAAGATTTCTTCAATGTTTTTCTCAACAATATTTACCCATCTTGGGTCGGTTGGCAGTTGTAGTCTTAGTACGCCCATTTTTTCAAAGTCTTAAAGTTTAAAAGTCTAAAGTCATAAAGTCAAAATGGAAAGTCATAAAAACAAAAATCGAAAGCCAAAAAAGACTTTTGACTTTCGACCTTATGACTTTCAGACTAATTTTTAGTAAGCAAAAATTGGTCTTTCGCTCATTAATTCGTTTACTTCTTCAGCAACTTCTTCGATAACGTCT
This portion of the Flavobacterium gelatinilyticum genome encodes:
- a CDS encoding tRNA-(ms[2]io[6]A)-hydroxylase, translating into MGVLRLQLPTDPRWVNIVEKNIEEILTDHAWCEQKAATNAITIITNNSEHQDLVKDLLALAKEEIDHFEQVHNIIIKRGLKLGRERKDEYVNELYQYMKRSGDGSRVSGLVERLLFSAMIEARSCERFKVLSENIKDEELAVFYRELMESEAGHYTTFITYARKYGTGIDVEKRWREWLEFEESIITNYGKSETIHG